A window of Paraburkholderia bryophila contains these coding sequences:
- the selD gene encoding selenide, water dikinase SelD translates to MTDNATPATQSPRLTSLSHGGGCGCKIAPGLLADLLKRSAPLPFFPDLLVGNDTADDAAVYKLNDEQAIVATTDFFMPIVDDPFDFGRIAATNALSDVYAMGGKPIMALAIVGMPINVLPHEVIAAVLKGGESVCAEAGIPLAGGHSIDSVEPIYGLVALGVVDPKRVKRNAGARAGDVLILGKPLGVGILSAALKKDRLDAAGYAAMIGATTKLNRPGAELAKLDGVHALTDITGFGLLGHTLELARGSHLTARVRYADLPWLPDVLNLAEAGIFTGASGRNWDAYGKDIVLPSSLPATARTLLTDPQTSGGLLVSCAPECVDDVLALFRADGFSDARVIGEMVGGEGRVEIV, encoded by the coding sequence ATGACCGATAACGCCACGCCCGCCACCCAGTCGCCTCGCTTGACCAGTCTGTCGCACGGCGGCGGCTGCGGTTGCAAGATCGCCCCCGGCCTGCTCGCCGATCTGCTCAAGCGCAGCGCGCCGCTGCCGTTCTTCCCCGACCTGCTGGTCGGCAACGATACCGCCGACGACGCCGCCGTCTACAAGCTCAACGACGAGCAGGCGATCGTCGCGACCACCGACTTCTTCATGCCGATCGTCGACGACCCGTTCGACTTCGGCCGCATCGCCGCGACCAACGCGCTGTCCGACGTCTACGCGATGGGCGGCAAGCCGATCATGGCGCTGGCGATCGTCGGCATGCCGATCAACGTGTTGCCGCACGAGGTGATCGCGGCCGTGCTGAAGGGCGGCGAGTCGGTCTGCGCCGAGGCCGGCATTCCGCTCGCCGGCGGCCATTCGATCGATTCGGTCGAGCCGATCTACGGACTCGTCGCGCTGGGCGTGGTCGATCCGAAGCGCGTCAAACGCAATGCCGGCGCGCGGGCCGGCGACGTGCTGATTCTGGGTAAACCATTGGGCGTCGGCATTCTCTCGGCGGCGCTGAAAAAAGACCGGCTCGATGCCGCCGGTTACGCCGCGATGATCGGCGCGACCACCAAGCTCAATCGCCCGGGCGCCGAACTGGCGAAGCTGGACGGTGTGCATGCGCTGACGGACATCACCGGCTTCGGCCTGCTCGGCCATACGCTGGAACTGGCGCGTGGCTCCCATCTGACGGCCCGTGTGCGCTACGCCGACCTGCCGTGGCTGCCGGACGTGCTCAATCTCGCGGAAGCCGGCATTTTTACCGGCGCGTCGGGTCGCAACTGGGACGCGTACGGCAAGGACATCGTGTTGCCGTCCTCGTTGCCGGCGACGGCGCGCACGCTGCTCACCGATCCGCAGACCTCGGGCGGCCTGCTGGTGTCGTGCGCACCGGAATGCGTCGACGACGTGCTCGCACTGTTCCGCGCCGATGGTTTCAGCGACGCGCGCGTGATCGGTGAGATGGTGGGTGGCGAAGGCCGCGTCGAAATCGTTTAA
- the fdnG gene encoding formate dehydrogenase-N subunit alpha: MPHMSRRQFLKVSATTLAGSSLALLGFSPVPALAEVRQYKLSRTTETRNTCPYCSVGCGILMYGLGDGAKNAKSSIIHIEGDPDHPVNRGTLCPKGASLIDFIHSPSRLKYPEHRAAGANEWTRISWEDALDRIAKLMKEDRDANFVETTQDGKKVNRWLTTGMLAASAGSNEVGYLTHKTARSLGMLAFDNQARVUHGPTVAGLAPTFGRGAMTNHWVDIKNADVILVMGGNAAEAHPCGFKWVTEAKAHRKARLIVVDPRFTRTASVADYYAQIRTGSDIVFLGGVINYLLTNDKIQHEYVKNYTDMSFIVREDFSFADGLYSGYDADKRKYDRSSWNYELGDDGFAKVDPTMQHPRCVYQLLKQHYARYTPEQVESTCGTPKDKFLKVCDMLASTAVPGRAGTVLYALGWTHHSVGAQIIRTGAMVQLLLGNIGIAGGGMNALRGHSNIQGLTDLGLMSNLLPGYMTLPMEDEQDFDAFITQRATQPLRPNQLSYWRNYRAFHVSFMKSWWGDNATAENHFAYDYLPKLDKSYDLLQAFELMNQGKMNGYLAQGFNPLAAAPNKAKIGASLAKLKWLVVMDPLATETSEFWKNFGEFNDVNPAAIQTEVFRLPTTCFAEERGSLVSSSRVLQWHWQGADGPGEAKSDLEIMSGLWLRIREAYRKDGGKYPDPILKMSWPYADPESPTPDELAMEFSGKALADVTDPKDSTKVLVKKGEQLSGFAQLRDDGSTASGCWIFCGAWTEAGNQMGRRDNSDPTGIGNTLNWAWAWPANRRILYNRASCDVSGKPFDPTRKLIAWNGTAWTGPDIPDFKADEPPENGMNPFIMNPEGVARFFARDGLVEGPFPEHYEPFETPLGYNPLHPQNKAVVSNPAARVFPDDRAAFGTHENFPHTATTYRLTEHFHYWTKHARLNAIVQPQQFVEIGEDLAKEVGVVAGDRVKVSSNRGYIIAVALVTKRIKPLMIEGKKVQTVGLPLHWGFKGLAKPGYLVNTLTPSVGDANSQTPEFKSFLVKVEKA; encoded by the coding sequence ATGCCCCACATGTCCCGGCGACAATTCCTGAAGGTGTCCGCCACCACGCTGGCCGGATCGAGTCTTGCCCTGCTGGGCTTCTCGCCGGTGCCCGCGTTAGCGGAAGTCCGTCAGTACAAGTTGTCGCGTACCACTGAAACCCGCAACACCTGTCCGTATTGCTCGGTCGGTTGCGGCATCCTGATGTACGGACTCGGCGACGGCGCCAAGAACGCCAAGTCCAGCATCATCCATATCGAAGGCGATCCCGATCATCCGGTCAATCGCGGCACGCTGTGCCCGAAGGGCGCGAGCCTGATCGACTTCATTCATAGTCCGAGCCGTCTGAAGTATCCCGAGCATCGTGCGGCCGGCGCGAATGAATGGACGCGTATTTCCTGGGAAGACGCGCTCGACCGCATTGCGAAGCTGATGAAGGAAGACCGCGACGCCAACTTCGTCGAAACGACGCAAGACGGCAAGAAGGTCAACCGATGGCTGACCACCGGCATGCTTGCAGCATCTGCCGGTAGCAACGAAGTGGGTTATTTGACGCACAAGACTGCCCGCAGTCTTGGCATGCTGGCGTTCGACAATCAGGCGCGTGTTTGACACGGTCCGACGGTGGCAGGTCTTGCCCCGACGTTTGGCCGTGGAGCGATGACGAACCATTGGGTCGACATCAAGAACGCGGACGTGATTCTCGTGATGGGCGGCAATGCGGCCGAGGCGCACCCGTGCGGTTTCAAGTGGGTCACTGAAGCGAAGGCGCACCGCAAGGCCAGACTGATCGTGGTCGATCCGCGCTTTACGCGTACGGCCTCGGTCGCGGACTATTACGCGCAGATACGCACCGGCTCGGACATTGTGTTCCTCGGCGGGGTGATCAACTATCTGCTCACGAACGACAAGATTCAGCACGAGTACGTGAAGAACTACACGGACATGTCGTTCATCGTTCGTGAGGATTTCTCGTTTGCCGATGGGCTGTATTCCGGCTACGACGCCGACAAGCGCAAGTACGACCGGAGTTCGTGGAACTACGAACTCGGCGACGACGGCTTTGCGAAAGTCGATCCGACCATGCAGCACCCGCGCTGTGTTTATCAATTGTTGAAGCAGCACTACGCGCGCTATACGCCCGAGCAGGTCGAGAGTACCTGCGGCACGCCGAAGGACAAGTTTCTCAAGGTGTGCGATATGCTGGCCTCGACAGCGGTGCCGGGGCGCGCCGGCACCGTACTGTATGCGCTCGGCTGGACGCATCATTCGGTCGGCGCGCAGATCATTCGCACGGGCGCGATGGTGCAATTGCTGCTGGGCAACATCGGCATTGCGGGCGGCGGCATGAACGCGCTGCGCGGTCATTCGAACATTCAGGGGTTGACCGACCTCGGCCTGATGTCGAACCTGTTGCCGGGCTATATGACGTTGCCGATGGAAGACGAGCAGGACTTCGACGCCTTCATCACCCAGCGCGCAACGCAGCCGTTGCGGCCGAATCAGTTGAGCTACTGGCGCAACTATCGCGCGTTTCACGTGAGCTTTATGAAGTCCTGGTGGGGCGATAACGCGACCGCCGAGAACCACTTCGCCTACGACTATCTGCCGAAGCTCGACAAATCGTACGACCTGCTGCAAGCCTTCGAACTGATGAATCAAGGCAAGATGAACGGCTACCTCGCGCAGGGCTTCAACCCGCTCGCCGCGGCACCCAACAAGGCAAAGATCGGCGCGAGTCTGGCCAAACTGAAGTGGCTCGTCGTCATGGACCCGCTCGCCACTGAAACATCGGAGTTCTGGAAGAACTTCGGCGAGTTCAACGACGTCAATCCGGCGGCGATTCAAACCGAAGTATTCCGTTTGCCGACCACCTGTTTCGCGGAAGAGCGCGGTTCGCTGGTCAGTTCCAGCCGCGTGCTGCAATGGCACTGGCAAGGCGCGGACGGACCGGGCGAAGCGAAGAGCGACCTCGAGATCATGTCGGGGCTGTGGCTGCGCATACGCGAGGCTTATCGAAAAGACGGCGGCAAGTATCCCGATCCGATCCTGAAGATGAGCTGGCCGTACGCCGATCCGGAAAGCCCGACACCCGATGAACTCGCGATGGAGTTCAGCGGCAAGGCGCTCGCCGACGTTACGGATCCCAAGGACTCCACCAAAGTGCTCGTCAAAAAAGGCGAGCAGCTGTCGGGCTTCGCGCAGTTGCGCGACGACGGCAGCACCGCGAGCGGCTGCTGGATTTTCTGCGGCGCGTGGACCGAGGCGGGCAATCAGATGGGCCGGCGCGACAACTCCGACCCGACCGGGATCGGCAATACGCTGAACTGGGCATGGGCCTGGCCGGCCAATCGGCGGATTCTGTACAACCGCGCTTCATGCGACGTCAGCGGCAAACCGTTCGACCCTACGCGCAAGCTGATCGCGTGGAACGGCACGGCGTGGACGGGGCCCGACATTCCCGACTTCAAGGCGGATGAGCCGCCGGAAAACGGCATGAACCCGTTCATCATGAATCCAGAAGGCGTGGCGCGTTTCTTCGCGCGCGACGGTCTCGTGGAAGGCCCGTTCCCCGAGCACTACGAGCCGTTCGAAACGCCGCTCGGCTACAACCCGCTGCATCCGCAGAACAAAGCGGTGGTCAGCAATCCGGCGGCGCGCGTGTTCCCGGACGACCGCGCCGCGTTCGGCACGCACGAGAACTTCCCGCATACGGCGACCACGTATCGTCTGACTGAACATTTCCACTACTGGACCAAGCACGCGCGTTTGAATGCGATCGTGCAGCCGCAGCAGTTCGTGGAGATCGGCGAGGATCTGGCGAAAGAGGTCGGCGTGGTCGCGGGCGATCGCGTGAAGGTGTCGTCCAATCGCGGGTACATCATTGCGGTGGCGCTCGTCACCAAGCGGATCAAACCGCTGATGATCGAAGGCAAGAAAGTCCAGACCGTCGGCTTGCCGCTGCATTGGGGTTTCAAGGGGCTCGCGAAACCGGGCTATCTCGTCAATACGCTGACGCCTTCCGTGGGCGATGCGAATTCGCAAACACCGGAATTCAAGTCGTTCCTCGTCAAGGTCGAAAAGGCATAA
- the fdxH gene encoding formate dehydrogenase subunit beta — MALQSLDIKRLSATTLPEPQVRVPVTGTVAKLIDVSKCIGCKACQTACMEWNDLRDEIGITTGVYDNPRDLSEHSWTVMRFSEYENEEGDLSWLIRKDGCMHCEDPGCLKACPSPGAIVQYTNGIVDFHEENCIGCGYCVTGCPFNVPRISKQDNRAYKCTLCSDRVAVGQEPACVKTCPTGAIMFGTKEDMKQQASDRIEDLKERGFQNAGLYDPAGVGGTHVMYVLHHADKPTLYHGLPLNPKISVMVYLWKGLAKPLALAGIAFAALAGFFHYTRIGPNEVSEEDEAEAQHEADEVRRSQEAPDETR, encoded by the coding sequence ATGGCACTGCAATCACTGGATATCAAACGCCTGTCGGCCACGACCTTGCCTGAACCGCAAGTGCGTGTGCCGGTCACGGGCACGGTCGCCAAGCTCATCGACGTGTCGAAGTGCATTGGCTGCAAGGCATGTCAGACCGCCTGCATGGAATGGAACGATCTGCGCGACGAGATCGGCATTACGACCGGCGTCTACGACAACCCGCGCGATCTGAGCGAGCATTCGTGGACCGTCATGCGGTTTTCCGAATACGAGAACGAGGAAGGCGATCTCTCGTGGCTGATCCGCAAGGACGGCTGCATGCACTGCGAGGATCCGGGCTGTCTGAAGGCGTGTCCGTCGCCGGGAGCGATCGTGCAGTACACGAACGGCATTGTGGATTTCCACGAGGAAAACTGCATTGGCTGCGGCTATTGCGTGACCGGTTGCCCGTTCAACGTGCCGCGCATTTCGAAGCAGGACAATCGTGCTTACAAATGCACGCTGTGTTCGGATCGCGTGGCGGTCGGTCAGGAACCGGCGTGCGTGAAGACCTGCCCGACCGGCGCGATCATGTTCGGCACCAAAGAGGACATGAAACAGCAGGCCTCGGACCGTATCGAGGATCTGAAAGAGCGCGGTTTTCAGAACGCCGGTCTGTACGATCCCGCGGGTGTGGGCGGTACGCATGTGATGTATGTGCTGCATCATGCCGACAAGCCGACGCTGTATCACGGCCTGCCGCTGAACCCGAAGATCAGCGTGATGGTTTACTTGTGGAAGGGACTCGCGAAGCCGCTGGCGCTCGCCGGCATCGCGTTCGCGGCGCTGGCCGGCTTCTTCCACTACACGCGGATCGGTCCGAACGAGGTGTCCGAGGAGGACGAAGCCGAAGCCCAGCACGAAGCCGACGAGGTACGCCGTTCTCAGGAGGCCCCCGATGAAACACGGTGA
- a CDS encoding formate dehydrogenase subunit gamma encodes MKHGEQGELKDIKGHSLIERYTPNERTNHWITAISFVLLALSGLAMFHPAMSWLYAIFGGGQWTRILHPFVGCVMFLSFLILALRFWHHNYLDRADIQWMKQIGDVLNNREEKLPAIGKYNAGQKLLFFTMVMCLLLLLASGIVIWRRYFSFYFPIEIIRFAALVHAAAAFVLIVGIVVHIYAALWIKGSIGAMTRGTVTYGWARKHHPNWFKEIIGKSD; translated from the coding sequence ATGAAACACGGTGAGCAAGGCGAGTTGAAGGACATCAAAGGCCACAGCCTGATCGAGCGTTACACGCCGAATGAGCGGACGAATCACTGGATCACCGCGATCAGCTTCGTGCTGCTCGCGCTTTCCGGGCTGGCGATGTTTCACCCGGCCATGTCGTGGCTCTATGCGATCTTCGGCGGCGGGCAGTGGACGCGGATTCTGCATCCGTTCGTGGGCTGCGTGATGTTTCTGTCGTTCCTGATTCTTGCGCTGCGCTTCTGGCATCACAACTATCTCGACCGCGCCGACATACAGTGGATGAAGCAGATCGGCGACGTGCTGAACAATCGCGAAGAAAAACTCCCCGCCATCGGCAAATACAACGCCGGTCAAAAGCTGCTATTTTTCACCATGGTGATGTGCCTGCTGCTGTTGCTGGCAAGCGGCATCGTGATCTGGCGACGCTATTTCTCGTTCTATTTCCCGATCGAGATCATTCGTTTCGCGGCGCTGGTGCATGCGGCCGCGGCGTTCGTCCTGATCGTCGGGATCGTCGTGCATATCTATGCGGCGCTGTGGATCAAAGGATCGATCGGTGCGATGACGCGCGGCACGGTGACGTATGGTTGGGCGAGAAAGCATCATCCGAACTGGTTCAAGGAAATTATCGGCAAGTCGGATTGA
- the fdhE gene encoding formate dehydrogenase accessory protein FdhE, producing the protein MVQRILEAGDIEALDHTAIPRIRTPERLAVFATRAARLRQLAAQSNPIAGYLRLMAVLADAQQAVMTGFKARPPSPELIASAQLHSMPLIPALSGVRDPAWHDVLRQLLSKVEGAGPLTPPLVALIGKLRTLDRATLEAQADAIFAQRFGEVDPASAPFIMAALQVVWTDLAADIDRRTVPYIEILGLCPVCGSHPVASLVRVGGAYDNYRYLQCGLCATEWHMVRTKCSNCDSTKGIAYHAVGSPDADETEREAATRNAALKAESCDECHTYRKIGIQSKDYDFEPFADDLASLTLDLLMGAEGYRRASPHPWLWPEQADPADESSSESD; encoded by the coding sequence GTGGTCCAACGTATTCTCGAAGCCGGCGACATCGAAGCGCTCGATCACACCGCGATTCCGCGTATTCGTACGCCGGAACGGCTCGCGGTGTTTGCGACGCGTGCCGCGCGCCTGCGTCAACTGGCGGCGCAGAGCAATCCGATTGCCGGCTATTTGCGCCTGATGGCCGTGCTGGCCGACGCGCAGCAAGCCGTGATGACGGGCTTCAAGGCGCGGCCGCCGAGCCCCGAGTTGATCGCGAGCGCGCAGTTGCATTCCATGCCGCTGATTCCGGCGCTCTCCGGCGTGCGCGATCCGGCGTGGCACGACGTGCTGCGCCAGTTGCTCAGCAAGGTGGAAGGCGCGGGTCCGCTGACACCGCCGCTCGTGGCGTTGATCGGCAAGCTGCGCACGCTCGACCGCGCCACGCTCGAAGCGCAGGCCGATGCGATCTTCGCGCAGCGCTTCGGCGAAGTCGATCCGGCGAGCGCGCCGTTCATCATGGCCGCGCTGCAAGTGGTGTGGACCGATCTCGCCGCCGACATCGACAGGCGCACGGTGCCGTACATCGAGATATTGGGCCTATGTCCCGTTTGCGGATCGCATCCGGTCGCGAGCCTCGTGCGCGTGGGCGGCGCGTATGACAATTACCGCTACCTGCAATGCGGCCTGTGCGCGACCGAGTGGCACATGGTCCGCACGAAATGTTCGAATTGCGATTCGACCAAGGGCATTGCCTATCACGCCGTCGGTTCGCCCGACGCCGACGAAACCGAGCGCGAGGCCGCGACCCGAAATGCCGCCCTGAAGGCGGAATCCTGCGACGAATGCCATACTTACCGCAAGATCGGCATTCAGTCGAAAGACTACGATTTCGAACCGTTCGCGGACGATCTCGCCAGCCTCACGCTGGATCTGCTGATGGGCGCGGAGGGCTACCGGCGCGCGTCGCCGCATCCGTGGCTGTGGCCCGAACAGGCCGACCCCGCGGACGAGTCTTCCAGCGAGTCGGATTAG
- the selA gene encoding L-seryl-tRNA(Sec) selenium transferase, with translation MSDVSGSELRALMARVPSVEKVMASPEFAALVDAYGRSQVLTVLRDALDHWRASAQSGDASVSALDVARLQAVVDSALRRRNRSRLQSVFNLTGTVLHTNLGRALLPDEAVQSVMKALTQPANLEFDLDSGKRGDRDDLVDELIGELTGAEAATVVNNNAAAVLLTLSALASKKEVIVSRGELVEIGGAFRIPDIMSRAGARLREVGTTNRTHLKDYEEAIGPRTALLMKVHASNYAISGFTKEVGVDAIASLAHARGLPVAVDLGSGTLVDLVQWGLPRETTVRETVEAGADLVTFSGDKLLGGPQAGLIVGRRDLIAKIKKHPLKRALRVGKLTLAALEPVLQLYRAPEKLAERLTTLRLLTRAADDIRLAAERVQPVLQRAIGERYAVLAEPMFSQIGSGALPVDVLPSYGLVIRTADGKRGGRQLLALEKLLREMARPVIGRIADDALRLDLRCLEAADELQLIDQLIEQLKGAPA, from the coding sequence GTGAGTGATGTCAGCGGCTCCGAATTGCGGGCGCTCATGGCGCGTGTGCCGTCCGTCGAAAAGGTCATGGCGTCGCCGGAGTTCGCGGCGCTGGTGGACGCGTATGGCCGCAGCCAGGTGCTGACGGTGTTGCGCGACGCACTCGACCACTGGCGTGCGAGCGCACAGTCGGGCGATGCGTCGGTTAGCGCGCTCGATGTTGCACGTTTGCAGGCCGTGGTCGATAGCGCGCTGCGCCGGCGTAACCGCTCGCGTTTGCAGAGCGTGTTCAATCTGACCGGTACGGTACTGCATACCAATCTCGGCCGCGCCCTGCTGCCGGATGAAGCGGTGCAATCCGTGATGAAAGCGCTCACGCAGCCCGCCAACCTCGAATTCGATCTCGACTCCGGCAAGCGTGGCGATCGCGACGATCTGGTCGACGAACTCATCGGCGAACTGACCGGCGCCGAGGCCGCGACCGTGGTCAATAACAATGCCGCCGCGGTGTTGCTCACGCTCTCCGCGTTGGCGTCGAAGAAAGAAGTCATCGTGTCGCGCGGCGAGCTCGTCGAGATTGGCGGCGCGTTCCGGATTCCCGACATCATGAGTCGCGCGGGCGCCAGGCTGCGCGAAGTCGGCACGACGAATCGCACGCATCTGAAAGATTACGAGGAAGCCATCGGCCCGCGCACCGCGCTGCTGATGAAAGTCCACGCGAGCAATTACGCGATCAGCGGATTCACCAAAGAGGTCGGCGTCGACGCGATCGCGTCGCTGGCGCATGCGCGCGGCCTGCCGGTCGCGGTGGATCTGGGCAGCGGCACGCTGGTCGATCTCGTGCAATGGGGCTTGCCGCGCGAGACGACCGTGCGCGAAACCGTCGAAGCGGGTGCGGATCTCGTCACGTTCAGCGGAGACAAATTGCTGGGTGGACCGCAGGCGGGGTTGATCGTCGGCCGGCGCGATCTGATCGCGAAGATCAAGAAGCATCCGCTCAAGCGTGCGCTGCGTGTCGGCAAACTGACGCTTGCGGCGTTGGAGCCGGTTTTGCAGCTTTATCGCGCGCCGGAGAAACTCGCCGAGCGGTTGACTACGCTGCGCTTACTCACACGCGCCGCCGACGATATCCGGCTCGCCGCGGAGCGCGTGCAGCCGGTCTTGCAGCGCGCGATCGGCGAGCGCTATGCGGTGCTGGCCGAGCCGATGTTCAGCCAGATCGGCAGCGGTGCTTTGCCGGTCGACGTGTTGCCGAGCTACGGCCTTGTGATCAGAACCGCGGACGGCAAGCGCGGCGGCCGTCAGTTGCTCGCGTTGGAGAAGCTGCTGCGCGAGATGGCGCGGCCGGTGATCGGCCGTATCGCGGATGACGCATTGCGTCTCGATCTGCGCTGTCTCGAAGCCGCCGACGAATTGCAATTGATCGACCAACTTATCGAGCAACTGAAGGGCGCGCCCGCATGA
- the selB gene encoding selenocysteine-specific translation elongation factor — protein MIVGTAGHIDHGKTSLVKALSGVDTDRLKEEKARGISIELGYAYVPLENGEVLGLIDVPGHEKLVHTMAAGASGIDFALLVIAADDGVMPQTREHLAIIELLGIQRGAVALTKIDRVDEPRLREVRDEAAALLSGSILQDAPVFETCATRPDDTGVAALKAHLHAAAAAWQMKRDDGLFRLAVDRVFTLVGQGTIVTGTVVSGSVSVGDTMLLAPKNQPVRVRSIHAQNRPAQRGRAGERCALNLAGIEKSAIERGDWIVDPRLSQASERIDVMLNLLADASLKLEHWAPLHVHLGTQHQVAHVALLDGETLGAGQQARVQLVFERPMCALPGDRFVVRNAQASRTVGGGRVLDPFAPSRKRRSVERLAWLDAIQNMLDTGALDALFARAPYGLSRSLLERLTGRPAAALASALPRDTRAVELHGDDALLVAEASWLALANRLIISLGQYHERSPDELGPDVSRLRRIAAPLVDDALWRALVDDAAARGDIVKRGPWLHLPDHAVTLDDADQTLAAALLPVVKAGRFDPPWVRDLATAHGVSEERMRLLMRKLARQGELFQVVRDLFYHQDVIRELAAIAADEAEKNSGTVAAAPFRDVTGLGRKRAIQLLEFFDRVGYTRFHRGLHLMRAESRWLDLL, from the coding sequence ATGATCGTAGGTACGGCAGGGCATATCGACCACGGCAAGACTAGTCTGGTGAAAGCGCTGTCGGGCGTGGATACCGATCGTCTGAAGGAAGAGAAAGCGCGCGGCATTTCAATCGAGTTGGGCTATGCGTACGTGCCGCTTGAGAACGGTGAGGTACTCGGTCTGATCGACGTGCCGGGTCACGAGAAGCTGGTGCATACCATGGCCGCCGGGGCGAGCGGTATCGACTTCGCGCTGCTCGTGATCGCCGCCGACGACGGTGTCATGCCGCAAACGCGCGAGCATCTGGCGATTATCGAACTGCTCGGTATTCAACGCGGTGCGGTTGCGTTGACCAAGATCGATCGGGTGGATGAGCCGCGTCTACGGGAAGTGCGCGATGAAGCGGCCGCGTTGCTGAGCGGCAGCATACTGCAGGATGCGCCTGTGTTCGAAACCTGCGCGACGCGGCCCGACGATACCGGTGTGGCCGCGTTGAAGGCGCATTTGCATGCAGCCGCCGCAGCGTGGCAGATGAAACGCGACGACGGTCTGTTTCGTCTCGCGGTGGATCGCGTCTTCACCCTGGTCGGGCAAGGCACGATCGTGACGGGGACAGTGGTGTCGGGCAGCGTGAGCGTCGGCGATACGATGCTGCTGGCGCCGAAAAATCAGCCTGTGCGTGTGCGGAGTATTCACGCGCAGAATCGTCCGGCGCAACGCGGACGAGCGGGTGAACGCTGTGCGTTGAATCTCGCTGGCATTGAGAAGAGTGCGATAGAACGGGGTGACTGGATTGTCGATCCGCGTTTGTCGCAAGCGTCGGAACGTATCGACGTCATGTTGAATCTACTCGCCGATGCGTCGCTCAAGCTGGAGCATTGGGCGCCGCTGCATGTTCATCTGGGCACGCAGCATCAGGTGGCGCATGTTGCGTTGCTCGATGGCGAAACACTTGGCGCGGGTCAACAGGCACGCGTGCAACTCGTGTTCGAGCGGCCGATGTGCGCGCTGCCGGGTGATCGGTTCGTGGTGCGCAACGCGCAGGCTAGTCGCACGGTGGGCGGTGGGCGGGTGCTCGATCCGTTTGCGCCGTCGCGTAAGCGTCGCTCGGTTGAGCGGCTGGCGTGGCTCGATGCAATTCAAAACATGCTCGATACCGGCGCGCTCGATGCGCTGTTTGCAAGAGCGCCGTATGGGTTGTCGCGCTCGTTGCTTGAGCGGTTGACGGGACGGCCCGCGGCCGCGCTTGCGTCTGCGTTGCCGCGCGACACTCGCGCTGTCGAGCTTCATGGCGACGATGCTTTGCTGGTCGCGGAGGCGTCATGGTTGGCGCTGGCGAACCGGTTGATCATATCGCTCGGTCAGTACCACGAGCGTTCGCCGGATGAATTAGGCCCGGACGTGTCGCGTTTGCGGCGTATCGCTGCGCCATTGGTTGACGATGCGCTGTGGCGCGCCTTGGTCGACGATGCGGCTGCGCGTGGGGACATCGTTAAACGCGGGCCATGGTTGCATCTGCCGGATCATGCAGTGACGCTCGACGACGCCGATCAAACGCTCGCCGCAGCGTTGCTGCCTGTGGTGAAAGCGGGGCGCTTCGATCCTCCATGGGTGCGCGATCTTGCGACGGCGCATGGCGTTTCGGAAGAACGCATGCGGCTATTGATGCGCAAGCTCGCGCGGCAAGGCGAGCTGTTTCAGGTCGTGCGTGACCTCTTTTATCACCAGGATGTGATTCGCGAACTGGCGGCGATCGCGGCCGATGAAGCTGAAAAAAATAGCGGTACGGTCGCCGCGGCGCCGTTTCGCGATGTCACCGGGCTGGGGAGAAAACGCGCGATCCAGCTTTTGGAGTTCTTTGATCGGGTTGGCTATACTCGCTTCCACCGTGGCCTGCATCTCATGCGCGCGGAGAGTCGTTGGCTCGATCTGCTTTGA
- a CDS encoding helicase has protein sequence MSWFIYEVPEYHEDGARIEPFSDLRNRVLKVSGQAMVDELESVRANAATTADTPTRPLRSAENPLVFPIPYADSMILVGFIFELKRELRQLVVSPVEMPWLNDA, from the coding sequence ATGTCCTGGTTCATCTATGAAGTACCTGAATACCACGAAGACGGGGCGCGTATCGAACCGTTCAGCGACCTGCGTAACCGCGTCCTGAAAGTAAGCGGGCAAGCAATGGTCGACGAACTGGAGAGCGTCCGCGCGAACGCCGCGACGACAGCGGACACGCCCACGCGCCCCTTACGCTCGGCGGAGAATCCGCTTGTATTCCCCATTCCCTACGCCGACTCGATGATCCTGGTGGGGTTCATCTTCGAACTGAAACGCGAGCTCCGACAGCTGGTGGTGTCGCCGGTGGAAATGCCGTGGTTGAACGACGCGTAA